The genomic stretch GTCCGCTAAGAACTGGGATCAGACTAGGCGGGTTTCGGACCCCGCGTCGGCCGGGGCGTCTGCGGAGCGCGCGCCGAGTGGCACAGGGCGCCGCCGCTCACCGCCGGGGTCGGGAAGGTGCCCGAGTGCGGACTCTGGCTCCACGAGCAAGTCGGCCGAGAGAGGAAATCAGATCCACAGAAACAAATGACAGCCCAAACGCAGGGCGCACGGGATGTTATACAAGAACCCGCTTTCCTAAGCTCCCCCAAACCCTGTTCCTTTAAGCCGTCTTTCCCGCGCGCAGGCACATTCGCAGCCACAACGGCCGAGAGGCGGGGCCGAGAGGCGGGGCCGAGAGGCGGGTGCCCGGAGCGCCCCACCGCATTGGCTTTCCCGCCCGCCGGAAGCCGCGGGACGCCCCGGCTGCGCATGCGCCCCTCCCACGTGCTTCCAGGACGCAGCCTGCGGCGCCGCGGCCCGGCGGGCAACATGCTGCGAGCTTCTGTCCTCCGGCTGCTGGGGCGTCCGGGAGCCAGTGCGGGAGCCGGGCTGCTGGAGTACTCCGGCCCACGCCACTACAGTTCGGGCCCTCTGGGTGCCCGCGACGATGCTGGCGGCGCTCGCGCCTTCTTCACGACACCCATTTTCTACGTGAACGCGGCGCCGCACATCGGACACCTGTACTCCGCTCTGCTGGCGGACGCCCTGTGCCGCCACCGTCGCCTCCGAGTTCCCGGCGCTGCCGCCACGCGATTCTCCACCGGTACGGACGAGCACGGCCTGAAGATTCAGCAGGCAGCAGCCGCTGCGGGCCTGGCCCCCACCGAGCTGTGCGACCGAGTGTCTGCCCAGTTCCAGCAGCTTTTCCGGGCGGCCGGCATCTCCTCCACCGACTTCATCCGCACCACCGAAGCCCGGCACCGGATCGCTGTGCAGCACTTCTGGGGTCTGCTGGAGGCCCGGGGTCTGCTCTACAAGGGGCTCTACGAAGGTTGGTATTGCGCCTCCGAAGAGTGCTTCCTGCCTGAGGCCAAAGTCACCCGACAGCCGTCTTCCTCAGGCGGTTCGTGTCCTGTATCTCTAGAGAGTGGGCACCCCGTGTCCTGGACCAAGGAAGAGAACTACATTTTCAGGCTTTCTCAGTTCCGAGAGCCGCTTCAGCGGTGGCTGCGGGGCGACCCTCAGGCAATCACACCCGAGCCATTTCATCGCGCAGTTCTTCAGTGGCTGGAGGAGGAGCTGCCGGACCTGTCTGTTTCTCGAAAGAGCAGCCACTTGCATTGGGGCATTCCTGTGCCCGGGGACGATTCGCAGACCATCTACGTCTGGCTGGATGCCTTGGTCAACTACCTTACTGTAATTGGCTACCCAAATGCGGAGTTTAAATCTTGGTGGCCCACCACCTCTCATATCATAGGCAAGGACATTCTTAAATTCCATGCTATCTACTGGCCTGCCCTCCTCTTAGGGGCCGGCATGAGCCCACCACACCGCATCTATGTCCACTCTCACTGGACGGTCTGTGGCCAAAAGATGTCTAAAAGCTTGGGTAACGTGGTGGACCCCAGGACTTGCCTTGATCGCTACACTGTGGATGGTTTCCGATACTTTCTTCTTCGGCAGGGCGTCCCCAACTGGGACTGTGATTACTATGATGAAAAGGTGGTTAAGTTGCTAGATTCTGAGCTGGCAGATGCTTTGGGAGGTCTCCTGAACCGGTGCACGGCCCAAAGAATAAATCCTTCTGGGACCTATCCGGTTTTCTGCACAGCCTGCTTTCCCAGTGAGGCAGGGTTGGTGGGGCCATCAGTTCGTGCTCAGGCAGAGGACTATGCTTTGGTGAATGCAGTGGCCGCTTTGCCCCGGCAGGTAGCTGACCACTATGAGAACTTTCAGATCTATAAGGCTCTGGAGGCAGTGTCCAGCTGTGTCCGGCAAACTAATGGCTTTGTCCAAAGGCATGCACCATGGAAGTTGAGCTGGGAGAGCCCAGTGGATGCCCCCTGGCTGGGTACTGTGCTTCATGTGGCCTTGGAATGTTTGCGGGTCTTTGGAACTTTGCTGCAGCCTGTCACCCCAAGCCTGGCTGATAAGCTGCTATCCAGGTTGGGAGTCTCTGCCACAGAGAGGGGCCTTGGAGAGCTCTGTTTCTTGCCTCGATTTTATGGACATCCATGTCCTTTTGAAGGGAGGAGGCTGGGACCTGAAACTGGGCTCTTATTTCCAAGACTAGACCAGTCCAGGGCCTGGCTGGTAAAAGCCCATAGGACCTAGAAAATTAGTTCTAATTGGACTGTGGTAAAAAAGCAAAcgtgttattttcttattttgcattttcaggAAAGTCATACTAATGTTTTCTGAAGTGCTGCATCATATGAGCACATAAACAATGTCCCTGTGGAAAGAGATTTGTTGCCTTTCAGGTGCCTATGCCCTACTCTTCAGTTCTCTGTGCCCATTAACCACTATCCTTTGTACACCAGTGTCTGTAAGATGTCTCCAGGGTAAAGATGGGTAAGAGAAAACTTTGCAGATACTGTTCCTTCTCATTGTGCCTCCTTCCAAGCCACAGTTAATGTTATTTGCCCAGACTACCTCTTATGGCTTTTCATTGGTCTGGCTTCTGCTGGGCAAATTAGTGAAGAGTGGGGGTTGGAGGCCCCCTACCTCAGCTTTTAGTAGTCCAACTTTGTTATATATGTTGGGTTTCCTATTAGAAAGAGATTCTTTCATTAAACCTTTAAAAACCAGTATCCTAGACGAGGTGGTTTTTGcccttatttatattttcagttcttaCAGCTCTAACTCTGTACTTTGTTAGTTAATAGTCTAATAGTTGTGCTTTGTAACATTACACTTCAGCCAGCAGATGTCCCTAATGTCTCAATATTTAATTACTTGACATTTCATTTCAGAATATTGACATTtcagaatatttagaaaaaattagTTTCTGCTCTCTGATTATGCAGAATTTAAACTTAAGGaaaaattttattgcttttcttaaaataaggGATAACTGTAGCCACTAGTTTcacctaaaacaataaaaaaagatcagAATCCTGTTTTTTTCAAACTACTGAAAAAGGACTTTTACTCTATTAAATGTTTAGGAAGCAATTAAGTAAATGTATCAAATTTGTTTGGACCATCTTACAAATTCTAAAGCTCTTGAGGTAGTTgctatgttaaaaattttaaactttaataacATTAGGTTTACAGATAACgattaaaaaatctgtaaatggttcaaaatagttacattttctttttatttcttagtcaTAATTTTGTCACCACATAGATAATTTACCTATGATTTCTTTTGGTCAATGAGAATCTATAATACAATATAGACATTGTGTAAGTAGTTTTAAATGTTAATACATTTACtttcaagtacttttttttactgattatttctttttgctttcataAGTTATTAAAGCTTAAAAATTTGTGAGTACCTTATTCAGATCTGTTCTGTTGAATTGTTGAAGGTGATGTGCAGGGAGGAAATGATCAGTGCTCCAGGAATCTCAAACTGGATTTAGGGATCTCTCCAAGGCTCCATAAGAGAACATCATAGAGAAGATGTTAAAGTATCAATTGATACAGTGACTACAACACAGTAAGCCAGCATTATATCTCACAGGCGATTGGACAGGTAGGCCAAAGTTTAAAATGAGAACTTGCCTTGAAATATCCATTCTAAGCTGGTAGCAAGCAGAGAGGGCTCACTATGAAGTAAACTAGTGTGCTGGAAGTTCCCCCAGATTTATTCTAGGTGCTGCTATTTAGCTCCAGTTTCTGTTTATGAATCAATGTGGTGAGAGATTTCTGGTTGCTTAGAAACAATGCTTAGAAAAGAATGCTGGAAGGCATTCTAAAGATGGAAGGACCGTTTCTACAAATGTTCCTTTAGACCCTCCTTATTCTTCATGATGGAATCCTGGTCTTTCCACATGACATATTCTGGTTACCTGCTGGGATTAGTAGGGCTGATTACTGGGGCTGAGGACGGAGTATAGTATGTGCTAGGGCTGGATGGAGCAGAGTGGTGAAAGATGACACGTGTTTATATGAATGAACAAAAATGGGCTTGGAAAACCAGTGAAATGACAACCTCTGCCTTTGAAGCACCCTTAGAGCAGTCTTATTAAACCTATCATGAAAGGAGAGACAGTGTCTTCCACTTAAATGTTCTTTCCTATGGCCTAGTGCTAGTCAGTACATGGGACCTAGGCTTGCTGGGTGTTAATGGAATTCCTTTTGTGCAGTCTGTCGTTTGTATGGGCACTTAACTGGCTGCCAGAATATTTATGGTACCAAAGAGCACAAGAAAATAGAGGAACCAAAGGGGAGAGGGCATAATTAAAAAAGATAGGATACTTTGAGTGAAGAAGTATGGATCTGAGTTATTCTGTGGTGCTATGGAAGGTAAATTAGTTGGATCTCTGTTGGAGGCAAGATATAGGTAAAGCTGATAGCCTTTGGGTTCTCAGTTGATGTGTTCAGTTTGATGTAAACAGTTTAGGAATGCCAAGTGGAGAATAGGTGAAACTTAAAACTGGAGAGCATGTGCTTTCCAGAGAGGACATCTTGTGGATCCCTTGACAGAAAGGAGGTTTCTCCCAAATTATAACCTTGAGGCTCTTAATACTCATTTTGGGGTGTTCTTGTGGGGAGAGTTGCAGAAGGTGATAGAGCAGGTGTTCACAAGATGTCACAGTAATCTGTCAATAGGCTACCCTCCTATCAATGAAATCATGCAAGAAATTGTGGACAGTGCATATGTTAGGTGGCAGTGCTGTGTATGGAGAGCCATTCTACAAGTGCACTCATCGATTAGGCTCCTCAGAAGTCTGAAGACCATGGAGGTCAAGAATAGGCGGGAATAATAAATAGATACCATCTCTGGTTTCACTGAAATTTCAGAGTTCTTCTGAAGTAGGCCTCATTATTTTTCTTGACAACCTGTATGACCTCTACAGGGGCTAAGAAAGGCCTGGTAAGTTGAATATTAAGTTGATgtcaaagtactcatgaaagccTCGGGCTGTAAGGCACACATCTTTTTTTGCACAGTTATAGCTGTGGTTGGAACAtagctctttatttttaagtaatctctacaaccaacacGGGGCTTAAAATTttaaccccaaggtcaagagtcacatgctctgaatgaaccatccaggcacctcccccttccccctggaAATAGCTCTTTAGATCTGGAGAGTTCCAAGACTGAAGTAAAGCCAGTAGTTGGTCAGGTTGTGGATCCTTATTATCAAGGAGTATCCTTATTATCCTTATTATATTATCCTTATTATCAAGGAGATCCTTATTATCAAGAAGTAGCATGGGTAGCAGGTGGCAGTACCAAGCATTCAGCAGATTCCTCCTTGGGCATTATGGTAGGGATGGTTTCCTGGATCTCTGCGCCACACCTGGTAAGTATGTAGTTGCATTGTTGGCCTACATTAGTGCAACCCTGAATTATGGGGGAGGCATGCCTCTGGACTAAGGACTTTGTCCATAAAACTGCTATGTAATGATCTAAAATTGTCTCTTGAGGGCAATTACCTACTATCCATAGTTCTACCAGATACAGATCAACTGTTCTTGTTGGTGAAGTCTTGGGTACTATAAATTGTGATGGGTCCTTGCCCTCATCTTTTGGCTGAGTGAATAATATGGGTGGATCCATAAGGGTCTGGACATACTGAGGgccatgtgtctatttttgcagCAAAGGTTTACTAATTCTGAGAGCTTGGAGGGAGACAGGGCATAGATTGGGGTAACCAAAAACATAGGGCAATCAGTTTTAGAAGAAAGCCTTTATGTCCCTTGCAGAACTAAAACACTATGAAATATGTTGTTTCAACACAACAGCTGGGTGGTCCTGATCCTTCGTCGTCCAGGAGCTTTGTACAGCACTGGTTAATTTTTATCAGTAGGAATACACCAAATTTGGGGTTAATATTGCTGGAAGGGCTAAACAGTAATAACCATGCTAATTAAGGCTAGTAAGTGGGGATCTGAATCTTCCAAGAGGAATGTCTTACTCTTTTTTTGAGACAGGATAAAAGAAACCCAGCTTAAGCTACTTTCCTCTATCATTAAGAACTACTTTGAGCTGAGGGGAAGGGACTAACCAGTTTAGTGGTGAAATTGCtgctttcttttagttttttgggAGTCCTGGGTTACTCAGTACAGATCTTCTGAATTAAGAGAACCATCTAACAGGGAATAGTTGATCACAGTTAAAATACCCTGTGTAAGATTATATCACATTAGTCAGTTTCTATTATATTTTCATGATGAGGAAAGAATTGGGAAGAGCTACAGAAGAGAGGATCTTTCTATGGCATTGACAATTAGAAATAATGTACTGTCTACTATGCCTCTTTTCATGACTAGCTATTGAGAGTTTTAGCATACTTACCTCTTCGAAGTAAGGTGAGACTAAGTACAGAAGTTCCATCTTTGGCTGTTAACTGAATTTCACCTGCATTTGGTTTATGGCATGGATTACTCACCATAGATTCTGAAGTCCACAGCTCCTCACTTAAGAACGGGAAGGTATGAGATGTCAGGATGTTTCAGGAAATCAAGTGTGCCATCTGCAAGAAGAAAATTAGAGCTCCAAGGAGAGATGAGCCCTGCCTTAAGTTATGAAGGGTTTTGGATGAAACACCTGCAGAAAGCCTAGAAGACTCATTGGGTAAGCTCTAGGACATAGGGAGCTGTCATAAGGACAGCTCTAGGAGTGACTGGAAATGGATGATGCCACCTTTCTTAGTGTATGGTATGGGGAAAATGGTACTGTCCTCCCTGTACTACCATTCCTAAGGCCATGCCTTATGTCTGTACCCTTCATTAGTGGATAGTCACTGGTTTGTGGGATTTAACATGAAGATGAACCTTCAAAAACCAGTTTATGATTGACTGTTAAAGattagaatttgttttcttagaacattcaataaaaatataactatacatttttctccaaatattttaagaagtgtAATAActtactttggaaaacattaaGTAAGATAGTTTCAGTAATTTGGTTCCTTTGAACTAGTCTAGAAGAGTCTCTTGGTTAAAAagctataaatattaaaaatataaagctagTAAGAATGTTACACAGTTTGGGTTAAATCACTAAAATAATACAAGTAGAAGGTATTTCTTTCAAGCTGgatgaaaaatgttaaaactcaACCCAATAGAAGataggaaggagaaaaacaggcaaagaaatatgaaaaatttggTAAAAGAAAACCTGTAAGATGACAGTAGAAACAAgtataattacaaatattttagaattgtAATAAACATCATAGGATGAATCTTTCTGTCAAAAGACAACAATGTTCAtgcttaaattaaaaagttagctataggggcatctgggtggctcagtgggttaaagcttctgccttcagctcaggtcatcccagggtactgggattgaaccccacaacGGGCTCCCCGCGCACCACTCCGCCCCACCCCGGCCtgcgcttgcctctctgcctacttgtgatctctgtcaaatagataaaatcttaaaaaaaaaaagttagctatATGTAATTAAAAGGTATATGCttgtaaaagaaaatgagacatgAAGAAATATTAGGCatataaataaaccaaaagaaagctggtacTGTAATATTAATAGTAGACAGACTATATTGAGAGGGAAGAACATTACTAAAGATAAAGTGAGacttaatataaaagaaataatgcacCAACAGGTTATAACAATTTAGGAACTTGTATGATCTAAGAACATATTCTCAAaaggtaaaagaataaaattgaaaataacaagACATGTTCAAGtctgcaaaaaaaatgaaatcaccatTCATGAGTTCAGAGGAATTAGGCAATGAGAAAGTAAAAACTTAAACTGGATATTAGTACTTCAGTCTTTAATGCTCACTACTAAGTGAGTCTTTAATACTCATTACTGTAagtgtagaaaaaaatttttatagcaGGTAAGGTTTCTGACTCTAAAACTTTGACTTTTTCCATATATGCCTCTGTGAAAATAACTTGCCTTTTAAATAGAAATGTCAGCAAATATATCTGTTCAGTAGGTCCTCTCTTTGGATTAAAAGGGGAGAATATAATGGTCATAATTTTGCCACATTTTTTTGTTACTAGTTCACAGTAACAAAGGTGAAGGGAGAGAACCAATGGTTCTATGTTCCTTGAttgtgttctttcattttctttacccatcaactctgaagtatttttctttctttgtttagttgaggcacagagagattaagtaatttgacTAAGGTTATAGCTTGTAAAATGGAAGAGCCTGGACTCGGATTTCTCTTGATGTCAGAGCTGCAGCACTAACACCACAACAAACATAATCAATCACTGAGTATACTAAGGGCATTGTATAGTGGGGAAGAGGAAGTAGTATAATTAGAACCAAAGATGTGAAGATGAAAAGTCTAAATAAGAACcttaattaggggcacctgggtggctcagtgggttaaagcctatgccttcagctcaggtcatgatcccagggtcctgggattgagccccacatcgggctctctgctcagcagggaatctgcttcctcctctctctctgcctgcctctctgcctacttgtgatctctgtcaaataaataaataaaatctaaaaaaaaaaaaaaagaaccttaattgaaaaaaaaaaaaaaaaaccaatgattCAGGATGAGGAATTATTAAATAGATTGAGTGCCAAAACATGAACTTAGAAAAAATACTTAACCTTTATCATGAAATatatttctctcttgctttcataataaaatatgtatttctcttttgctttcaatAGTTTCCTTTATATCCTGAACCTGCTTATATGTGCTGGTATAAAttgttaaaagttttaaataactatagtctccttttctttttccttaagattattttgttgttttcagaACACTGGTCCAAATTCTTGAATCCAACTGTTCTCTAAATGAAAGTacgcgggacgcctgggtggcgcagttggttaaacgactgcctccggctcagggcgtgatcctggagtcccgggatcgagtcccacatcaggctcccagctccatggggagtctgcttcgctctctgaccttctcctcgctcattctctctctcactgtctctctctctcaaataaaaaaaaaaaaaaaaaaaaaaatctaaaataaataaataaatgaatgaaagtacGCTGTCGTAAGTTTATGAATCTAAGTATTTTAAGATACCATTTTACTAATACACATTTATCTCTAAACATGTAAACATACCAATATTCAAAAGTTTTATTTGAATTGAGTATTAGAGTAACGAAGCCAGAGAATTTTATTAGAGCTTACAAACACtgaaactttttcattttatacataCAGTTTTAATACAAGTGAACTTATGAAAAGACTCATCTATTTACTAACAATTTAAATTCTATGAATTTACTGAAAATTTATTGCTATATTCTTAGGTCTTTCCTAACAAGCCTGCAGAAACCATAAATGCCTTTTGGCTCCAGTTGTTACCAAAGCAAATACCACTCTGTTAGCTAAAATGCCACATATTGAATAATTCCTGGTAAATTATCTCATACATGACCATCAAGACATGTTCTGACTTCCCCTAATTAGAGATTTTATTATGAACTGCACAAAATgtcatattttgcatttttaatgacATGTACCATGTACCTATTGGACATAAGCTACACCTTGAAGAAGTGTGATGAAACCCATGTTTATGTAGATCTCTAccatttaaattgtatttttaaaaaggtataaaaaaGTATTAAAGTCCTTGCTAACTTGGAAGCCAAGAACACGTACATCTTTATGTTTAAGCAATTTCTTCAGAGTTATGTTTAAATTCAAGTTACAAAGTTCTAAGTTAGCAAGGCATGATGGGtactttttttagtattttttgcgTGGTAGATTATGACTTGTTAATACAATCAGACTGGtgcattataaaaaatatatagcatatttaggttgtcttaaaaaaaatcacttactgAAGCAATTTATAAAGGCTTTCATTAAGCAAAGAATCTTCAATCCTGAATTTGTTTTCTCCATTAACTTTTTATATTCAAATTgctataaaacttattttttaaaaaagcaaagcttTTATTCCTGGGTTCAGTTGCATTTTATAACTCATCACTGGAATGTAATTAAGTCAAGTAACAATGTGTAAGAAGCCTATTTTGGtattatagaagaaaaatataagcaCTGAAATGAATTATTAGAAATAGGTATGATTCACTACATGAAAATTGATGGCTGGATTTTCACACCATTTAAAATATGGAAGGAGTATCTTTTGctgaatagaaaggaaaaaatttttaacattcatTGTGACATTGTCTGACCTAGCATTATAAAAGAATTGTTAATAATCctcaaatttttcttatttaaatgttgtCCACATAAAAATCAGCCTCTAAAAGGTAATTTatagcaaattttaaataaaacattttcagatgTAACTGATGACATAAAATTAGTTTTCTATGCTAAGGAGCATATATAGGAcgacttcttcctttttctgtaatCTATGAAGACTATCTAAAAGTAGAGCTATTCATTCTGGGGCACAAAAACCAATATAAATGTCTAACTGACGGTGTGTAGCTAAGTGTAAAAATTAGGCAATCAACCTGATCTcagaaaagcaaagggaaaatagCGAAAACTTATTGCTTAACGTCAAGAGTAGTGAGAAGGGGACTAGCCAAGGCCAGTCAAGTTATCAAAACCCATCACTGGCAAGTCTGCAGAGGGAgatgttttaaatattcataagTGAAGGTAGTTTAAGTTTGATCTA from Neovison vison isolate M4711 chromosome 3, ASM_NN_V1, whole genome shotgun sequence encodes the following:
- the MARS2 gene encoding methionine--tRNA ligase, mitochondrial, which codes for MLRASVLRLLGRPGASAGAGLLEYSGPRHYSSGPLGARDDAGGARAFFTTPIFYVNAAPHIGHLYSALLADALCRHRRLRVPGAAATRFSTGTDEHGLKIQQAAAAAGLAPTELCDRVSAQFQQLFRAAGISSTDFIRTTEARHRIAVQHFWGLLEARGLLYKGLYEGWYCASEECFLPEAKVTRQPSSSGGSCPVSLESGHPVSWTKEENYIFRLSQFREPLQRWLRGDPQAITPEPFHRAVLQWLEEELPDLSVSRKSSHLHWGIPVPGDDSQTIYVWLDALVNYLTVIGYPNAEFKSWWPTTSHIIGKDILKFHAIYWPALLLGAGMSPPHRIYVHSHWTVCGQKMSKSLGNVVDPRTCLDRYTVDGFRYFLLRQGVPNWDCDYYDEKVVKLLDSELADALGGLLNRCTAQRINPSGTYPVFCTACFPSEAGLVGPSVRAQAEDYALVNAVAALPRQVADHYENFQIYKALEAVSSCVRQTNGFVQRHAPWKLSWESPVDAPWLGTVLHVALECLRVFGTLLQPVTPSLADKLLSRLGVSATERGLGELCFLPRFYGHPCPFEGRRLGPETGLLFPRLDQSRAWLVKAHRT